A stretch of DNA from Gemella haemolysans ATCC 10379:
TATGTGCGTAGACATCAATAAACTAGCTCCATTATCTCTTCTTTCACACATTAGATTAATTAAGTCATTAATTGCAATCGGATCAAGTCCTAAAAACGGCTCATCAATTATATATAAACTCGGTTCTGATAAAAAGGCACAGATAATCATTACTTTTTGTTTCATACCTTTTGAAAAGTGTACTGGGAAAAATTTCTTCTTATCGCTTAGTTTAAACAGCTCTAGTAATTTATCTGCTTTTTCCCACGTATCATCTATATCTAATCCATAAGCCATTGCTGTTAGATTTATATGTTCTTCTAGTGTTAATTCTTCATATAAAACAGGCGATTCTGGAATATAACTTATGCTCTTTCTATATTTTTCATTATCACGAGTAATTGTAATACCATTAACCTTTATCTCACCTTCCATAGGTCTAAGTAATCCCAATATATGTTTAATTGTAGTACTTTTACCAGCCCCATTAAGACCAATTAGCGCTGTTATACTACCTTTAGGTATTTGTATATTGATATTATCTATAATCTTTCTACGATTATATCCACCACCAAGATTGCTAATTTCTAATACATTAGTCATTTTGCT
This window harbors:
- a CDS encoding ABC transporter ATP-binding protein, giving the protein MTNVLEISNLGGGYNRRKIIDNINIQIPKGSITALIGLNGAGKSTTIKHILGLLRPMEGEIKVNGITITRDNEKYRKSISYIPESPVLYEELTLEEHINLTAMAYGLDIDDTWEKADKLLELFKLSDKKKFFPVHFSKGMKQKVMIICAFLSEPSLYIIDEPFLGLDPIAINDLINLMCERRDNGASLLMSTHILATAEKYCDNFVIIHEGKILANGNLEQLRAEFNMAGASLDEIYLSLTVRDSNE